The window GTAGTTGACAGTCAGGCTTAATGGATATGAGGGGTAGATCCTTTACTCCTCTTCTTCGATTTCGACCTCAATAAAGTTCACTAGCCTCTTTTATCTACCGGTTTTGATCTATCTACCGGTTTTGATCTTAAGATCAGCTCCATTAATGTACGTGCTTCCTTAAACAGGATTTTAAGCCTTCAAACTTCGCAGAAGAGCCCTTTTTTCCTATCAGGAAAGGGAAGTAGTTATTGACAAGGTAAATCACAGGTATCATGCAGAGAAGGTTCAACAATGTTAAGCTCAGAGCAAAAGTCACATTGTAATGATAAAGCTCATAATCGATTCCTTTCAGAATTGTCAGTTTTATCAAAACGTCCTTTAGAGGGAAGTGAAGTGCGAGCACAATCAGGCTGTTTCTCCCGTAGTATTCCAATATTTTTGAACTCCCTACTTTTTTGAAAAGATAAACAAAGGCAAAGATCCCTGAAAAAGCAAGGAGATAATACGAAAAGAAATCCCCATATTTCAGCACGTTCATGTTGACCTTATCTGTTGTAGGAAACTCCAGGAGGTAAGCTAAATAAAGTAAATTCAAAAAGATAAAGAACCCGGAAATATATTTTTCAGCACGGACGAAACCTTCCCTTATCCTTGAACCCAAATCCATACTCGAACTTGAATTAAGGCTCGAACCTGAACTAAGACTTGAACCTGAATTAAGGCTCGAACCTGAACTAAGACTTGAACCTGAACTAAGACTTGAACCTGAACTAAGACTTGAACCTGAATTTAGATTCAAGCCAGATCCATACTCTTTTT is drawn from Methanosarcina lacustris Z-7289 and contains these coding sequences:
- a CDS encoding acyltransferase family protein, yielding MFTPQVNMRLHWIDALKGIGIILVVFAHHSLPAALDTYIFSFHMPLFFFISGFLFDFGKYAGSAADFVKGRFRSLIVPYFSFAVLTCLFYFMLDKGFQPEVTNIEFFETSALYGIYSIVYALGPLVSYNPPLWFLTCLFVTELLFYGFAKKYYGEPRKLVLWLTTAGVIGYLYSVYVPFRLLWNADVALSAVVFYGAGNLFRKFTEPEKEYGSGLNLNSGSSLSSGSSLSSGSSLSSGSSLNSGSSLSSGSSLNSSSSMDLGSRIREGFVRAEKYISGFFIFLNLLYLAYLLEFPTTDKVNMNVLKYGDFFSYYLLAFSGIFAFVYLFKKVGSSKILEYYGRNSLIVLALHFPLKDVLIKLTILKGIDYELYHYNVTFALSLTLLNLLCMIPVIYLVNNYFPFLIGKKGSSAKFEGLKSCLRKHVH